A single window of Aspergillus flavus chromosome 4, complete sequence DNA harbors:
- a CDS encoding histidine phosphatase superfamily produces the protein MASKVHLVRHAESVHNVTHDFSQLDPELTPLGLQQATGLGQLFPYAPQVGVIITSPLKRAVQTTLTAFSHILDKRYFDPDSGYGVENGAVLFLEPDLQERSALPCDTGSPTRVLDAAFPRLGVQDLAEGWQVKEDFYSPADEAVEERAQKMRSRIAAVCEDLQHQGRTDVVVVTHGVFMRFLLGDPNIDLPKAGWRSYAVGNHSSDVVLSPL, from the coding sequence ATGGCCTCGAAGGTCCATCTCGTCCGCCACGCAGAATCGGTCCACAATGTCACTCATGACTTCTCTCAGTTGGATCCTGAGTTGACCCCTCTTGGCCTTCAGCAAGCCACAGGGCTCGGCCAGCTATTCCCCTACGCCCCCCAAGTGGGTGTTATCATCACCTCTCCACTCAAACGAGCTGTTCAAACCACCCTCACGGCTTTTTCGCATATCCTTGATAAACGGTATTTCGACCCCGACTCTGGGTACGGAGTGGAGAATGGCGCAGTCCTTTTCTTGGAACCGGATTTGCAAGAGAGAAGTGCTCTTCCCTGTGATACGGGGTCCCCAACTAGGGTCCTGGACGCGGCTTTTCCGAGACTAGGTGTCCAGGATTTGGCTGAGGGTTGGCAAGTGAAAGAGGACTTCTATTCTCCCGCCGACGAAGCTGTGGAGGAGCGGGCGCAGAAGATGAGATCTCGTATTGCCGCAGTTTGTGAGGATCTTCAACACCAAGGACGGACGGACGTTGTGGTTGTAACTCATGGGGTGTTCATGAGATTCTTATTGGGAGACCCAAACATTGATCTGCCGAAAGCAGGCTGGAGGAGCTATGCTGTTGGGAATCACAGCTCCGATGTTGTTCTGTCGCCTCTCTAG
- a CDS encoding Beta-glucosidase SUN family domain containing protein has product MKLTIASSVLLGLIAAVEAAKHGHGHNHNHQRDVNSAAEVEAPLEKRGGSCEFPKDAGLVAVTPNLKNAGWAMSPDQPCKPGNYCPYACPPGQVSMQWDPEATSYSYPMSMNGGLYCDEDGKIQKPFPNKPYCQDGTGAVGARNKCNGQVSFCQTVLPGNEAMLIPTLVEELATLAVPDLSYWCETAAHFYINPPGYDTETACVWGTSDQPLGNWTPYVAGANTDGDGNTFVKIGWNPIYLEPTTPFRDVVPDFGVEIECEGDGCNGLPCKIDPAVNGVNEVTGSSSKGAGGGAFCVVTVPKGEKANIVVFEKSGSSGGGSSSSTTVSSSSSTVSSSSSSSTVKTTSSTSTTSSTSTPTSATPSTTATSTTVSETSTVSSSPSLTPTATSTLISTPSVTPSSGWVSSSALASSGWPIQSPQVLAETDAQSYAMSTDGAAASSPSPTQVAKENAAPTAGASMLGLVIGLIAAMVL; this is encoded by the exons ATGAAGCTCACTATCGCGTCGTCTGTACTTCTCGGGCTTATTGCCGCCGTTGAAGCTGCAAAGCACGGACATGGGCACAACCACAATCACCAACGCGATGTGAACTCCGCCGCAGAAGTGGAGGCAcctttggagaagagaggaggaagctgTGAATTTCCCAAGGATGCCGGCTTGGTGGCCGTTACTCCGAACCTCAAGAATGCCGGTTGGGCCATGAGCCCGGATCAGCCATGTAAGCCGGGCAATTACTGCCCGTACGCCTGTCCTCCTGGTCAGGTGTCAATGCAGTGGGATCCTGAGGCCACCTCGTATAGTTATCCCATGTCAATG AATGGTGGTCTCTACTGTGATGAAGATGGTAAAATCCAGAAGCCATTCCCTAACAAGCCCTACTGTCAGGATGGTACCGGTGCTGTGGGCGCGCGGAACAAGTGTAACGGCCAGGTCTCATTCTGTCAGACCGTGTTGCCCGGCAATGAAGCCATGCTGATTCCAACCCTGGTCGAGGAGCTGGCCACGCTCGCTGTGCCTGATCTCAGCTACTGGTGTGAGACTGCCGCCCA CTTCTATATCAACCCTCCCGGCTATGACACCGAGACTGCGTGCGTCTGGGGTACCTCGGACCAACCCTTAGGCAACTGGACGCCTTATGTTGCCGGTGCTAATACCGACGGCGACGGAAACACTTTCGTCAAGATTGGTTGGAACCCGATCTACCTGGAGCCGACCACCCCTTTCCGTGACGTGGTGCCCGACTTCGGAGTCGAAATTGAGTGCGAGGGTGATGGCTGCAATGGTCTGCCGTGCAAGATTGACCCGGCTGTTAACGGCGTCAATGAGGTTACTGGTAGCTCTTCAAAAGGTGCCGGCGGTGGTGCGTTCTGTGTGGTGACGGTACCTAAGGGCGAGAAAGCCAATATTGTCGTATTTGAAAAGAGTGGCAGCAGTGGTGGTGGATCTTCGTCATCCACTACCGTTTCTAGTAGCTCCAGCACTGTTAGCAgcagctcttcctcctccactgTTAAGACCACGAGCAGCACTAGTACCACAAGCAGCACTAGCACTCCCACTTCGGCAACTCCATCCACCACGGCTACATCCACTACAGTGTCCGAAACGAGTACCGTTTCTAGTTCCCCAAGCTTGACCCCAACGGCCACGTCAACTCTCATCTCCACCCCCAGTGTGACCCCCTCTTCCGGCTGGGTTTCTAGCTCAGCTCTGGCCTCGAGCGGCTGGCCTATCCAAAGCCCACAGGTGCTGGCTGAGACCGATGCCCAATCATATGCGATGTCCACCGACGGAGCAGCTGCgtcatctccttctcccacTCAAGTCGCCAAGGAAAACGCGGCACCCACTGCTGGCGCGTCGATGTTGGGCTTGGTTATTGGTCTCATCGCCGCTATGGTGCTATAG
- a CDS encoding Alpha/Beta hydrolase protein: protein MKTFTSALIGAAALAQDVNSSPLSGPAGLEFPNVTGLMNHTVHVSNGGSAHCVSGTVKVNATTDKNLKFAYNLPSNQSQVTQTLVSLWSSGGDGYVKSLTSGTQRVTGSFDIEATYCLPAGENSKTTKVQLLTHGIGVDRYYWDFASGYSYVDTAAAAGYATFLYNRLGVGASSKEDPLNAVQSPLELEILEALASKLRQGTLGDRAFSTVVGVGHSFGSILTQGVTAAYPKTLDAAVLTGFTLNSTGLPGFGLGLNAAIASETQPYRFSGLSAGYLVAGTPVSNQIAFFYDPGFDPEILSLADATKGSFTLGELFTLTHVLNATSEFQGPVAVVAGNEDLPFCNGNCGSPTNILADLVPALYPELSEEDTATYVAPAAGHALNLHYAAPGAFNFIQDFLKKHNV, encoded by the coding sequence atgAAGACCTTCACTTCTGCCTTAATCGGTGCTGCTGCATTGGCACAGGACGTCAATTCATCTCCTCTTTCTGGTCCTGCTGGACTGGAATTCCCCAATGTGACCGGGTTGATGAATCATACCGTTCACGTTTCCAACGGCGGATCAGCCCATTGCGTCTCCGGCACCGTTAAAGTCAACGCAACAACCGACAAAAACCTCAAGTTCGCGTACAACTTGCCCTCTAACCAATCGCAAGTAACTCAGACACTCGTCAGCCTGTGGTCGTCAGGCGGGGATGGCTACGTGAAATCCCTCACGAGCGGCACCCAACGGGTCACCGGCAGCTTCGATATCGAGGCGACATATTGTCTGCCTGCAGGCGAAAACTCAAAGACAACCAAGGTCCAGCTCCTCACGCACGGTATTGGCGTGGACCGCTACTACTGGGACTTTGCCTCGGGATACAGCTACGTCGACACCGCCGCGGCCGCAGGGTATGCCACATTCCTGTACAACCGTCTCGGCGTTGGCGCATCGTCAAAGGAAGACCCATTGAATGCCGTGCAATCGCCACTTGAGCTGGAGATTCTCGAGGCACTGGCAAGCAAACTTCGCCAAGGTACTCTTGGTGACCGCGCCTTTTCGACTGTCGTGGGTGTAGGCCACTCGTTTGGGAGCATCCTGACCCAGGGTGTCACCGCGGCTTACCCAAAGACCCTCGACGCCGCAGTACTGACGGGATTTACACTCAATTCGACCGGTCTGCCGGGTTTTGGCCTGGGTCTTAATGCAGCCATTGCCTCGGAAACCCAGCCATACCGCTTCAGTGGGCTCTCTGCTGGATACCTTGTCGCTGGGACGCCCGTGTCGAATCAGATTGCGTTTTTCTACGACCCGGGTTTTGACCCCGAAATCCTATCGCTGGCAGATGCCACCAAGGGAAGCTTCACGCTGGGTGAACTTTTCACGTTAACGCACGTTCTCAATGCAACAAGCGAATTCCAAGGTCCCGTTGCGGTCGTTGCTGGAAATGAAGATTTGCCTTTCTGTAACGGAAACTGCGGTTCTCCGACCAATATTTTGGCTGATCTCGTGCCTGCGCTGTATCCGGAACTATCAGAGGAGGATACTGCTACCTATGTGGCTCCTGCTGCAGGTCACGCCTTGAACTTGCATTATGCGGCGCCGGGTGCTTTTAACTTCATTCAGGACTTTCTCAAGAAGCACAATGTGTAA